From Sporosarcina sp. Te-1, the proteins below share one genomic window:
- the rpsQ gene encoding 30S ribosomal protein S17, translating to MTERNQRKVYTGRVVSDKMDKTVTVMVETHKKHSLYGKRVKYSKKFKAHDEMNEAKIGDIVRIMETRPLSATKRFRLIEVVEKAVII from the coding sequence ATGACTGAGCGTAACCAGCGCAAAGTATATACAGGCCGTGTCGTATCCGACAAAATGGATAAAACGGTTACCGTAATGGTAGAGACACACAAAAAACATTCTTTATACGGCAAACGTGTAAAGTATTCTAAGAAATTCAAGGCACATGATGAAATGAATGAAGCGAAAATCGGCGATATCGTTCGTATTATGGAAACTCGCCCATTATCAGCAACAAAACGTTTCCGCCTCATCGAAGTAGTCGAAAAAGCGGTCATCATTTAA
- the rpmC gene encoding 50S ribosomal protein L29, translating to MKANEIRDLTTAEIEQKVKSLKEELFNLRFQLATGQLENTARIREVRKSIARMKTVIRQREISANN from the coding sequence ATGAAAGCTAATGAAATCCGTGACTTGACAACTGCAGAGATCGAGCAAAAGGTAAAATCACTGAAAGAAGAGCTTTTCAACCTTCGCTTCCAATTAGCGACAGGACAATTAGAAAACACTGCACGCATCCGCGAAGTTCGCAAATCGATTGCGCGCATGAAAACTGTAATACGTCAAAGAGAGATCAGTGCAAATAACTGA
- the rplP gene encoding 50S ribosomal protein L16: MLMPKRVKHRRVFRGKMRGMTKGGAKVQFGEFGIQATESGWITNRQIESARIAMTRYMKRGGKVWINIFPHKPYTKKPLEVRMGSGKGAVEGWVAVVKPGRVMFEIAGVSEEVAREALRLASHKLPVKSKFVKREEIGGESNES; the protein is encoded by the coding sequence ATGTTAATGCCTAAACGCGTTAAACACCGTCGTGTATTCCGTGGTAAAATGCGCGGGATGACAAAAGGCGGCGCAAAAGTTCAATTCGGTGAATTCGGTATCCAAGCAACTGAATCAGGTTGGATCACAAACCGCCAAATCGAATCTGCCCGTATTGCGATGACACGTTACATGAAGCGTGGCGGTAAAGTATGGATTAATATTTTCCCGCATAAACCATATACGAAAAAGCCTCTTGAAGTCCGGATGGGTTCCGGTAAGGGTGCTGTTGAAGGCTGGGTAGCAGTAGTAAAACCTGGTCGTGTAATGTTTGAAATTGCAGGTGTGTCTGAAGAAGTTGCACGTGAAGCACTTCGACTCGCATCTCACAAACTGCCTGTAAAGAGCAAGTTTGTTAAACGAGAAGAAATTGGTGGTGAGTCTAATGAAAGCTAA